The DNA region TGGCGCCGTTACCCTTGGCGTCACCGCTCTCCCAACGGAGCTCCTGTATGTTGGGATACTTAAATATCCGGTAGTAATTGTTTCTGAAAGTAAGAAAATCGGCAGCATACCAGAAGATACCCAGTTTCGGTGCCGGCGCTATATAGAAGCCGCCGCCAGGATCGGAGCTAAGCATAGCCTTAATCGACGGGACAATGAGCAAGCTGTCATGAAGCCTGAATTCTCCGCCAAGAGAAAGACCGCCCTGGTGAAGTTCCTGAGAATTCTTAGCAGTAAGGGAGCTGTAATGATAGTCCCCACCAAACATAATAAGGGACCTTTCCCCGAAACGCCAGCTCCAGCGATTCAACACAGAGATTGTATATTCCTCCTGGTTATGAAAACCCGGTTCCCGATCATAATACAGGATCTGCCAACCGCTGTTTATTCCCAGTTCAAACCCTTTATCCCGATCCGGGGTAACAGGAATATTGAAGAGAAAATTATTCCTGAAGGAAAAATAATCCGGGTTTTCTTCCTTACTACCGTAGTAAAGGTCTCCAGCAACAATTATTTTGGCAGAGTCCGGTAAGTGCATGGTTAAGGCGGCGGATCCTCCCAAGTCCCAGAGACCGCCTTTATCCTGCCGCCGGGTATACCCACCATCCCGGTAGAGAAAGTGATTGCCTGCCTGGTTAAAAAAAATGTCCGCTCCCAGAGAGAACCGTTCCATGCCCACCCCCGCAGAAAAGACAGCGCCCTGGGTATCCAGCAGATCAATTAACTGGGGATTCTGTTCCTCACCATTATTGCGATAATAGCTTCCCGGCAGGGCGGCGGTATTCGAAACCTTTCCCTGAACCCGCCAACCTGATTCCTGCCCTTCACCGGTAATAAGATTGACAACCCCGCCTGAAGATCCCGGTATGTTGTACAGGGTATCCGCGCCGCCGTAGTAAATCTCTATCCGGTCCACTGCGTTAAGGTCCATGTGTATCAGGGTCAATTCCCCGGGAAGCAGGAAATCTATGGGCATCCCATTTATCAGGAAAACGGCGCCCCGGGCATCAAAACCCCGAAGGCTTATATTTCCTGTATTGCCGTAGGGGCCGGAACTGATAACGTTTGCGTCAAGTGCTTCCTGCAAAAGGGTCGCTATATCCGGGGCATTATACTTTTCGATCTCTTCCCTGGTAATAATCCTCTTTAGAACAGCCCTTTCCGGCAGCTCCACCCCCAGCTCATCTGCGGCAGAATAATCCGGCGGAAGCTCAGGGAAATTTACCGGCTGGGCGGAAAGTTCCGAAGGGAATAGCAGCACAAAAAGACAGAGTAATAAGGGAAGCATGATTCATACTACCCAAAGCTGGAACTCTAATCTAGGCGGCAACGCTGAGAATGATATAGGCTACGCTAAGGTGGAGCAGTTCTCCGGTCTCAATTGCGGCGCCAAGTGCATCACCGGTATACCCTCCCAGGGACCGGTGGTAGACCCGGGCGTAAAACAGCGCAGCCAGGGGGCCGGACAGGCACAGTGATATTGCCAGGAGGGGCATTATCGGTATAATTTCCTGGAAATTCCACGTGGGAAACGCCGGACCGCCAAGGACTTCAGCGCCAAAAACAAAGGTGCCCAGCTTAAAAAAGCCCCAGGCCAGGAGGCCCCAAATTATCAATGCGCTTAGAAAACCCAGGATCGCGCGGAAGGCCTTGGCATCCTTAGCCAGTGCGCCGAGGCCGCCAGGATTTGCCGGCTTCGCCAGACAGGGAATCAAGGCGCCGCCGAATCTGCCGCTTATGGGATAGGCCAGGAGCAGGACAGCGTATTGGTGGAAAAAGGGAAGCAGGGCGCTAAGCAGAGCAGCCTTAAGGGAAAGATCCGCAAACCCTGCAAAAAACCCATAGACCCCAACCCGGGAATCCTTCAGTATAGCCAGACGCTTTTCCCGATCAACCGTTCCCAGAAAAGCGTCAGCACTGTCCATAAGCCCGTCTAAATGAAAAAGATTAAAACAGAAATACTGCACTATAAGAACAATAATACTGATGACCAGGGGCTCGCTCATTATCAGAACAAGCCCCTGGGACACCAGAAAGACCAGCAAAGCCGGACATACGCCTATGACAGGAAGGTAGAAATCCATCCTGGAAGCATCAAAGGTAAAATGAATTTTAACCGGAATCCGCGAAACAAGACTGAATGTTGACAGAAACCGGTCTAAGATCAATATTTTTCTTCCTTTGTTTCACCACCTGAAACATGGGCCTGGGAAAAGGAGGCCATCTCCCTCGCTGCCCGGACCCCCAGTTCAATGATGTGTCCGCCGATAACCGCACCGGTACCTTCTCCCAAGCGCATATCAAGGTTCACGATGGGATCAAGCCCCATACGATCCAGCACCGGCTTGTGTCCGACTACCTTGGAAAGGTGGCCCGCAAAAAGCCAGTCAGAAACCTTAGGGTTGATCATATAGGCCATATAGGCAGCGGAAGTAACCGGAAATCCGTCGATAACACAGGCAATGCCCTTACCCTCAAGTCCCAAAATAAGACCGGCCATCATGGCAAAATCAAAGGACCCAAGTTTTTGAAGAATGGCCTTCCCATTCTTGGGAGAATTCCGGAGTTTCACACTTTCCTGGATGATATGCCGCTTATGTTCAAGCATCGTCTTATCGATGCCGGTTCCCCGGTCTACCATATCATCAATATTAAAGCCTGCAGCAACCAGCATTGCTGCGGCAGTACTGGTGTTACTGATACCCAGGTCACCGATAGCAATTATATTCAAACCCCGATCTGCAGCATCCTGTGCCAGGACTTTCCCCTGAGCCAGGGCCTTTTCTGTTTCTTCCGGAGTAAGGGCATCCTCCTTAAAACTGTTCCGGCAGCCGTTGCCAACACGGGCCCGTACAAAGGTGCATCCCGGTTTTACTTCCAGGTCCGGAGGAAATTCCTCCCCTATCACCCCTGCGTCAACCATGATGATTTCCCAGCCTGTACCCCCTGCCAGGGCGTTGATTCCTGCGCCGCCTGAAAGAATGTTCAGTACCATCTGCCGGGTAACCTCCTGGGGATACAGGGATACTCCTTCCGTAGCAATGCCGTGATCGCTGGCAAATACGTAAACCCCCTTTTTCTCAACCCTGGGAGGAACCTTCCCCTGTATTTCAGCCATTTTAATACAATAGCTTTCCAGCTTTCCCAGGCTTCCCCGGGGTTTGGTGAGATCATCCAGATGGGCTTCCATCTTAATCCTGATGTTTTCCATTTTATGCCTCCTTGCGGCTTTTAATTTGGTTATATTGTTTTATTGAGTTTATACCTGCCTCTGCTTCTTCCCAAGAAAAAAGTTCAGTATTGATAACCCCGCTAAACTGTGTGAGCAAGGGGTACAATTCCCGGAACCAGGGATCCTCCCCACGGACTGGCCGGTGATCCACAAGCCGCCCGTCAAGGGCGGCTTTCTCCCGATCAAGGCCGTGAAGATGTATCTCACCAATCCTGTCCCGGTGTTCTGCGAAAAAAGCTGCAGGGCTTTTCCCTTCCAGAAGGAGATGCCCCGTATCCATACAAATCCCCATATTCTCATCAAGATAGGGCAGCAGGGCATCAAATTTTCCCAGATGAGTGTTCTCTACCAGAAAGCGATGGGGTGCGGCTTTCGACGATCCCGATTCCGGTGGGTATTTCTTTGCCCAGCCCTTAACCAGGGATCCTAAGGCCGAGGCGTTTTCAGGATCCCCGGGGTGAACAATAAAATTCCGTACCAGGGGATTAAGCCGCCTCACCAGCTCTTCGTGTTCCGGTAAAACAGTATCCGGCAGGTGAGCTGTAAAAACAAAACGGTTCGTGAATTGCAGTATCCCTTCCCATTCGGCATCAAGCTGTTCCCTGATTTCATCATTGTACAAAAAAAACAGTAATTCTACACCCCGTATTTCCTTCTTATCATCCAGAAAACCCAGATTTTCCAGGTAAGTACCGGGAATAACCCAGGATGGGACCGTAAGACAGCCTTGAGGGAATAAAACTGCGTGGGAAACTGTGTTGCAAGCAGCGCTTTGTATTAAAGATTTATCCATCATTTTACCCTCATGGGAATACCAGAAATCATGAACTCCACCCGATCCGCAGCAAAAGCAATCTTCCGGTTTGCCTCTGCCAGGAGCAGATTGTAGCGCCGGGTAGTTTCATCAAAAGGGACATTCCCCAATCCGGTTTCGTTGGTAACCACAATACAATCTTTCATACCGCCAATAAAAAAATCCAAAATCCGGGAGAAATCATCCTCCCGCTTATAATACATAATATTGTTCACCCACATGGGCAGACAGTCCACCACCGCCCGCTGTCCTGCACCGCTAATTACCCGGTCCAATTCCAGGGGCTCCTCAATGGTTATAAATCCCTGCGCACCCCCATTGACCCCGCCGATTACCGCCCGCTCCTCCTGATGTTTCTTTATGCGGAGTTTCATCTCGCCGTCCAGGGCTTCCGCAGTGGCGATAAAAGAAACCGGTGCCGCCGGAGAGACCCGCCACTCCTGTATCGCTATATCCAGGGCCCGCCGGGATTTGCCCGATTTAATTCCTCCGGTGATAAGAATGATCATAATCCCTTTCCTTCTAATGTATTACATACCGCAGACCGTTCAAAATCTGTTCCAACAGAAAAAGTGCACCCTCACCGCCAAAAATGGACTTTTCGGTGATGTCCATGTATCCCAGGGACGGCAGATAAATTTCTATACCGCAGAATTGCTGCCCATATAATTTTAATTCCGCAATAGTATTACCATCGGCCAGTAAAATATGTGTGGGTGCTTCTATAATAGATTTTTGTAAAGTTTCCCCATAATGTATAACCTCAAGAAAGTCCTTCAGTTTTTGTGTGAAATGCGGGTCAGAATCAGGGAGAACCGAAACCGCCGCAGGGATCATCCCCAGGTAGCCGCAGAACCACCTGGTCAGGGTGTATGCAGTTGAAGCCTCAGCCTTTAGGGAGAATAGGGCCCCCTTGGGCAGCCCCAGGAGGGACGAGAACCGTGAAAGGTACAGGTATGCCCGGCCCCTGGCTTTATCAATGGTATCCAGAGCCTTTCCAGGATCAGTATCCAAGGCTTCACAGACCTGCCGCACAAAGCCGGCGGCGGCGTCAAACCCGATGGGGGGACCTTCCCCGGGACAGAGTGAAGGTATGCCGAAGCCGGTCCGTAGGTACTCTCCAATCTCCCCGCCGTATTCCGCATAAACCACCACGTTCAGGGCGGCTTCGGGGATGCACCGGATCGTTGCAGCGCTGTCCCCCCCGCCTGGGGCAGCTATCACCTCAATACCGCAGAGATCCAGCAGGCGTTTCAGGACCAGGTAATTTTGATCGTAGTATTTCTGATAGATACAAAGCCCAAGGAGATTCACCGCCTTTTTTTTAGGCTTCCCCGAAGCTTCCAGGCCGAGAACTTTTAATGCGCCTATGAGGGCATTTTGATACCCCGAAGCAAAGCTGCCGGAAAACCCTGTGTTCTCCACGGAAAAACAGGGGGTGTCCCGGACTTCCATCTCCAGAAAGCGCTCTAAATCGTCGCCGATAAGGGCCGCTCCGGGAGAATTGATCACAGCTATAAGGGCAAAGTTCTTTTTTACCGCTGATTTGAGCAGGTCCGCAATTTTAGTACCGCTGCCGAAAACATAATCATTCCCATCCAGGTATGTAGAGGGCACCCGGGACTGTCCGAAATAAAAACCCTCGGTATGTTCAAGGGGGTCATAAGTGGGGGTGCGGAAAAACTGGTTGTCGCTGATGGCGCTGTGATAGAATTTACACCCTGTAGGTCCGTTCAACACGGTACAGGCGTCCTTTATTCCCTCTATAGCAAATATGGCGCCGGAGAAGCTGTCAGGAGCAATATTTTCTGAATAGTAATTCATCCTGCCTCCAGCCTTCCTTCAAATTCATCCTGAATATTTCCGCCCAACGTCTTGCCAACAGAATTCCACTCAGAAACCCTGCAGTCGGACTCAGTGGTATGGTATCAGTCAGGATGGACTGATCCTGATCATTTGAGCTGTAGTTCGTAATCAGCAGGTCCGGCATAATTCGGGCAACATCAGCCTTCCGCCGGGTGTTTTCATAGGAGATATGCAGTTCAAGAATATGATCTTTGAAATTTGTAGTAAAATGATTGTCCTGAGAAAAATTCAGAATCCCCACAAAGACGACATTCATTCCCAGATCGACCGCAGTCTGTAATATCCAGTCAATATCCTGATTATAGGTGACCACCATCAGCCGTCTACCTTCTAATTGGGGCCTAATCTGTTCAAGCTCGTCCTGGTATTGTTTCTGATAATCTAGGGTGATAGATTCAATAAGGTCTCTGCTTTTATGAAAATACTCACCAACACTGCGGACCCAGTCACAGCTTTCCCTGAAACCTATGGGGAAGGGCTTGTCCAGGAATTCCGCGCCAAATTCCGTTTCAAGAAAAGTCCTGATGGTTCTGCCCATATAATCCCCGTAGGCCAAAATATTAAGCCGCCCCCGTTTAAACCGGCTGATTTCTTCTACCGTGGTTTCACAGATAAAGTGACAATTCACCCGGATGCCGAAGCGGTCCAGAATGTCCTTCACATACCTGAAGCTTGCATCCCTGGCGTTGGTTTCCGACTTTTCAGCAACAATATTAACCGTGTCATCCTCAGCTTCAAATTCCCGGTCGATAAGCCTCCGGGCGGTTTCCATGTATGCCATCAGTATACCCTGGAGATAATCTCCCTGAAGGTTGCCATCGGTAAGTAATGGGATAATCTTTATAGCATCATCCTCCAGGTCCCGGACAAAGCGGATGTCATCACCGATAATCCCGCTGGGACAGCTTGTGAGGACAAAGATAACCCCTGGCTTGCGCGGGGAACTTCGTTGCAAGTAGCGTGTCTTGGCCTCAATGACTTTTTCCCGCAGTTCTTCTATACCGCCGAAGATCATAACCCCTTCGTTCATTTCCGAAGAAACCACCGGCGGGGAAGAACCGTAGGGGAGGATTATTCCCCGTTCCAGGATAAAGCGCCGGGGAACAGAGGTGATGCTTTGGTAGGTAATATGGGAGCAGCTTCTGGGACCATGGGCGATACTAACGCTGTCATCCACCTGGGTGGTGATGCTCATGGCGCCGCTAAAGGCGCAGCCATGGAGGGGTTCATGTGACACAAGGCTCTTGGAAAAGAAGGCTGGCTTTTTTGCTGCCCTGTCAATATCCTGAGGCAGCTCTTTCCGCACCCCGGCAGCGGGGGCTTTTTTGCCGAGGATCCGTTCTTCCAGGTTCTCGTCAGAAAGGGGCTTGGCAGAATAGAGCTCGCTCTGGGAATAAACCTGATCCGCTAGGAAAGAAAACTGTTCCCCCAGCTCCGAGTCCGGGAATGCCTCCACCAGGCACATACCTGCTTTTTCACTGTCTGAAAAGAGATCGCTCCTTGGGAACTGGGCAATAAGGGGGAGCCCCACGGCATCACAGAAACGCTTAACCCGGTCTTCCTCTTCCGCTAGACCCCGGGAATTGAAAATTATGCCCCCGGCGCGGCCCTTCTTCAAATCATAATTATTCAGCCCCCGCAGAATATTATTGGCGGCATAAATTGACATAAATTCACCGGAAGTAACGATATACACTTTTTCTGCATAGTCCCGGCGTATGGGCACCGCAAAACCGCCACAGACCACATCCCCCAGAACATCGTAGAGTATCCCGTCGTAGTTATTATCTTTAATACCCAGCCGTTCCAGAAGTTCAAAGGTGGTCAGTATACCCCGGCCCGCGCAGCCTACCCCCGGCTCCGGCCCTCCCGCTTCTACACAGTGAACCCCGAAGGCGCCCAGGTGAACCACGTCGGAAAGGCAACACTGATCCGGAGTTTTCCCCTTGAGGTAATCCAGTACCGTAGTGATCCGCTCCCCATGAAGCAGAAACCTGGTAGAATCGTGCTTGGGATCGCAGCCTATCTGTAAAATACGCTTCCCCTGCCGGCCAAGAACCGCAGAAATATTCGCGGAGATAGTTGATTTGCCGATTCCGCCCTTTCCGTATACTGCAATCTCAGGCATGTTTAACTTCCTGTTGATCCATGTCGCATTCTTTGTGTTCCCCGGTACTCCGCCAATTTTCCAAGGATTCCAGCATAAAGCTGCGGATATCCATATCGTAAATGGAATTGAGGGTTTCCCCGTCCAGAACCTGGTTCGGTTTGCCGTAGGAAACCAGAGTGCCCTTGTGGATAATAGCGGCGTTATCGCCGTAATAATGGACCATGTTCAAATCATGTAAAACACCAACAACAGTTTTATTATTATCCTTGGCCCAGGTGATGATATATTGCAGTAACTCTATCTGATGTTTCAGATCCAGGTGGTTGGTTGGTTCATCCAACAGGATGATTTCCGGATTCTGCGCCAGGGTCCGTGCCAGGAACACCCGCTGTAATTGCCCCCCGGATAATTCATTTATCATCCGATCCTTTTCACTGTAGAGTCCCAGCCTGTTAAGTATATCCGCAATAATATCCCTATCCTCAGAAGACAGGCTTTTAAGAAACCCCTCAGTGTGGGCATAACGTCCCAGGGAAACCGTATCATAAACGCTGTAGGGAAAATATATCTCCGACATCTGGCCCATGAGGGCAATTTTTTTCGCAAGCTCTTTTCGGCTGAAGGATGACAGATCCCGGCCATCTATGACCACCTTTCCACGATAGGGAAGGATACGGGCTACAGACTTGAGGAGGGTACTCTTACCGCAGCCGTTAGGTCCCAGGATACAGAGAAATTCTCCCTTCTCCGCCTTCAGATTAATATTGTGGATAACATCAAGGCCATCATACCCGCTGCTTAAATTTTTTATTTCCAACATATATACCCCCTACTTCTTTTTAAAGTATACCCATGCAAAGAATGGCGCACCTATCAATGCGGTTATAGCCCCCACAGGAAGTTCCGAGGGAGACACAATGGTCCGGGCTATAAGATCGGTTACCACCATCAGGCTTCCACCAAGAATAAAAGACATGGGTATCACATACCGGTGATTGGACCCCACAATTTTTCGTGCCATGTGAGGCGCGATAAGATCCACAAAACCGATAACACCGCTTAATGAAACCGCCGCCCCGGAAAGGATGGTTGAAAAAACAAACAGCCGCCTCCGCACCTTTTCTGTTTCCACGCCGACGGATTTTGCCTGCTCCTCTCCAAATGTAAGAATATCCATTTCCCTGGTGTACCGCAGTATCCCCAGGGTTCCAATAACAAAAAAGGGAAGCATCAATCTAACATAGGACCAGCCCTTGAGGGCAAAGCTCCCCATTTGCCAGTATATCAGATTCCGGAGTTCTTCCCGAAACAGGGCGAGCAGGGTGGTAAGCAAGGCGCCGATAAAGAGGGTAAACACCATACCAAAGAGAATGATTGTGTTATTCGACATGGTCCTGTCTAACTTTGAGGAAAGGGAAATGACGATATACACTGTTAACAAGCCGAAAAGAAACCCCGTAAGGGGCAGGGTAAATCCGCCAATCAGAGGGATCGTAAACCCCGTAAGCATGATCAGCGCCGCCCCCAGGGTCGCCCCCGAAGAGACCCCCAAAATATAGGGAGAGGCGATCTGGTTTTTCAGAACCGACTGAATCACGGCGCCGCCCATGGCAAGGGAACCGCCTATGATAAAGGCTAACAATACTCGGGGCAGCCTGAGGGTCCATACGATAGACACATCCCGCATCTCAATACCTTCCGTGAGGTGTATGGAAAATATTTTTTCAACAATAATCCTCAGGGTATCATATATAGAGATATAGGTACTCCCGACAGAGGCCCCAATGCATACTATCACTGCTGCAATTATGACACCGATAAGGATCTTCTTAGAACTTTTCATATTTATCCGGATAAACCGCCTTTGCCATCTGCCGCAAGGCCAGGACTATGCGGGCCGAAGGCCGGGCTGCCGAATTGGTATCCACCAAATAAATAGCATTGTTTTTTACCGCATTGATATATTCAAATCCTTCCCTGTTTTTTATTTCCCCAACGGGATTGTATCTCTCCTGGATGTTAGTGATTATGACATCCGGATTTCTCTCCAGAATAGACTCAGCGCCGGGGAAGATAACACCAATCTGATCGGAAAATATATTTACAGTTCCAATGATGGTCATCATCTCATGCAAATAGGTATTCCGCCCTATGGTTACCAGCTCCGGCGCCGGGGATATTTCGAAATACGCCGTCTTTTTGTCCTCGATTGTATTTCCTATAGCAGCTATTTCATCAATCTGGCTTTTAAAGGATCGTACCAATTCCTTGCCCCGATCCGGCACATTCATCAAATCGGCGATAAATTCTATGTCCCCGCATATACCATCAATATCACTGCTCAAGGGTATATACACCACTGAAATACCTGCTTCCCGGATCAACTTAAAAGGGTCATCCCCTGCTCCGATTTTATTATGACCGTTAGAAATTATCACATCCGGATTGAGGCCGATTATAACCTCCGCATCGGGGAAGAAAAAATCTATCAAGGGCAGGTCCTGGTTAACCCCTCTTACACCCAGAGAGTATTTGTCTATGGCGGTCAGTTTATCTGCAAGTCCCAGATCAACTAATATCTCTGTACTGGATGGAGCAGTGGAAATAACTTTATTGACGGGACCGGATATTGCCACGGAGTTCCCGCCCCGGTCGGTTACAAGCCGTGCATTATTCCCGCCGCATCCGGCTAATAACAAGGCTGCCGCAAACAAGGCAGAAAACTTATTCACTTTTTTTCTCCTTGCCGGGTTCAATGTTTATCCGCATACCTATGGTTGCGGTAAACCCGGGCACGGGATATGATTCTTTGGATTCATAGAATGTATTGAGCAGATTCCGAAGCGCTAAAAAAGATGACAAATAATTATTAATTTTTTGATTCACATTAATATTGAGAAGAAAATAAGGGTCCATGGGAGCACTATTATCTCTATCAGAATACCGCAAAGCCTCATAATGCCCCGAAAGCTGAAGGGAGCCGGTTTTCCATGTAAACTCCAGAGATGCGCCGACAGTGTGCATGGGCATATAGGGGATACGTTTATCCGAAGCCCAGGTAAAGCCATAACTAAGCAGGTAACTTAAAAGATATTGATAGGAAAGGGAGATTCCAACGGTTTGAAAAACACCCTTGGATAGCGGCATCACATATTTTACCCTGGTGTCGTTACCAAAATACATCGCCTCCCCTACATTTTCGGGTCTCCAGGTAGTGCCCACAAAAGGAGCCCAGTGAATTGAGTCCTCTGTCCATTGGGTATACATCGTAGTTTCGATATTCAAAAACTCTTTATAGGCGTACAGGACCCCCAAATCCCCCCCCCAGCCGTCTTCGGGTTTAAGGTCCGGATTACCGTTCATACCCCCGCCGGACCAATAGAGATCCTGAAAATCAGGCTGCTTAAAGCTGCGGAAATAATTGTTTTTCAATCTGAGCGAATCGCTTATATTCCAAAGAAGACCAAGCTTTGGAACTGCTACAGCGGGCATACTGGTTTGGGGGCCGCTAAAAACACCCTTGACCGAGGGTATTATGAGAAATTGCTCAAGGGGCTGAAATTCAGCGGTAAGGTAGATTCCGCCGTCATGCCGGTCATGAAAATTAAACTCCGTTGAATTAAGGAAAGCATACTGGTAATCCGCTCCCATCATCAGGGTAAGTTTTTCACCGGGATACCAGGTCCAGCGGTTTATCCCCATAATAAGATGTTCATCATGCAGTGAAGAAGATGATCCATCAATAGAAGGTGCATAATCTAAAGTTTTCCAGCTATGGGAGAGGGACGCCTCAGTTGCAAAATTGTCATGAAAAACCCGGGGCATATCAAGCAGGAGCTTCTGCCGGGTTGAAAAATC from Treponema primitia ZAS-2 includes:
- a CDS encoding TonB-dependent receptor plug domain-containing protein, with protein sequence MLPLLLCLFVLLFPSELSAQPVNFPELPPDYSAADELGVELPERAVLKRIITREEIEKYNAPDIATLLQEALDANVISSGPYGNTGNISLRGFDARGAVFLINGMPIDFLLPGELTLIHMDLNAVDRIEIYYGGADTLYNIPGSSGGVVNLITGEGQESGWRVQGKVSNTAALPGSYYRNNGEEQNPQLIDLLDTQGAVFSAGVGMERFSLGADIFFNQAGNHFLYRDGGYTRRQDKGGLWDLGGSAALTMHLPDSAKIIVAGDLYYGSKEENPDYFSFRNNFLFNIPVTPDRDKGFELGINSGWQILYYDREPGFHNQEEYTISVLNRWSWRFGERSLIMFGGDYHYSSLTAKNSQELHQGGLSLGGEFRLHDSLLIVPSIKAMLSSDPGGGFYIAPAPKLGIFWYAADFLTFRNNYYRIFKYPNIQELRWESGDAKGNGAIKPEDGWGGDLGTLWIITEWLNFDNAIFAQWNKDTVHWLPDPAVSTILIPQNVGETASFGADTRIGFDIPLYSFFDRLVFSLSYRYQLSYFLGEGYGFASDKRAPYTPVHTGGISLELPWKIGSSRPGPLPQKEGSLLISGHVESLRYGDSDNGEKLDPHVLLTVNLSQQISRNFSAFLTLRNALNYSYESYYRYPGQGFTLMLGLRTGFEGDT
- a CDS encoding adenosylcobinamide-GDP ribazoletransferase gives rise to the protein MILDRFLSTFSLVSRIPVKIHFTFDASRMDFYLPVIGVCPALLVFLVSQGLVLIMSEPLVISIIVLIVQYFCFNLFHLDGLMDSADAFLGTVDREKRLAILKDSRVGVYGFFAGFADLSLKAALLSALLPFFHQYAVLLLAYPISGRFGGALIPCLAKPANPGGLGALAKDAKAFRAILGFLSALIIWGLLAWGFFKLGTFVFGAEVLGGPAFPTWNFQEIIPIMPLLAISLCLSGPLAALFYARVYHRSLGGYTGDALGAAIETGELLHLSVAYIILSVAA
- the cobT gene encoding nicotinate-nucleotide--dimethylbenzimidazole phosphoribosyltransferase, with product MENIRIKMEAHLDDLTKPRGSLGKLESYCIKMAEIQGKVPPRVEKKGVYVFASDHGIATEGVSLYPQEVTRQMVLNILSGGAGINALAGGTGWEIIMVDAGVIGEEFPPDLEVKPGCTFVRARVGNGCRNSFKEDALTPEETEKALAQGKVLAQDAADRGLNIIAIGDLGISNTSTAAAMLVAAGFNIDDMVDRGTGIDKTMLEHKRHIIQESVKLRNSPKNGKAILQKLGSFDFAMMAGLILGLEGKGIACVIDGFPVTSAAYMAYMINPKVSDWLFAGHLSKVVGHKPVLDRMGLDPIVNLDMRLGEGTGAVIGGHIIELGVRAAREMASFSQAHVSGGETKEEKY
- the cbiR gene encoding cobamide remodeling phosphodiesterase CbiR gives rise to the protein MMDKSLIQSAACNTVSHAVLFPQGCLTVPSWVIPGTYLENLGFLDDKKEIRGVELLFFLYNDEIREQLDAEWEGILQFTNRFVFTAHLPDTVLPEHEELVRRLNPLVRNFIVHPGDPENASALGSLVKGWAKKYPPESGSSKAAPHRFLVENTHLGKFDALLPYLDENMGICMDTGHLLLEGKSPAAFFAEHRDRIGEIHLHGLDREKAALDGRLVDHRPVRGEDPWFRELYPLLTQFSGVINTELFSWEEAEAGINSIKQYNQIKSRKEA
- a CDS encoding bifunctional adenosylcobinamide kinase/adenosylcobinamide-phosphate guanylyltransferase, with the translated sequence MIILITGGIKSGKSRRALDIAIQEWRVSPAAPVSFIATAEALDGEMKLRIKKHQEERAVIGGVNGGAQGFITIEEPLELDRVISGAGQRAVVDCLPMWVNNIMYYKREDDFSRILDFFIGGMKDCIVVTNETGLGNVPFDETTRRYNLLLAEANRKIAFAADRVEFMISGIPMRVK
- a CDS encoding nitrogenase component 1 produces the protein MNYYSENIAPDSFSGAIFAIEGIKDACTVLNGPTGCKFYHSAISDNQFFRTPTYDPLEHTEGFYFGQSRVPSTYLDGNDYVFGSGTKIADLLKSAVKKNFALIAVINSPGAALIGDDLERFLEMEVRDTPCFSVENTGFSGSFASGYQNALIGALKVLGLEASGKPKKKAVNLLGLCIYQKYYDQNYLVLKRLLDLCGIEVIAAPGGGDSAATIRCIPEAALNVVVYAEYGGEIGEYLRTGFGIPSLCPGEGPPIGFDAAAGFVRQVCEALDTDPGKALDTIDKARGRAYLYLSRFSSLLGLPKGALFSLKAEASTAYTLTRWFCGYLGMIPAAVSVLPDSDPHFTQKLKDFLEVIHYGETLQKSIIEAPTHILLADGNTIAELKLYGQQFCGIEIYLPSLGYMDITEKSIFGGEGALFLLEQILNGLRYVIH
- a CDS encoding nitrogenase component 1 → MPEIAVYGKGGIGKSTISANISAVLGRQGKRILQIGCDPKHDSTRFLLHGERITTVLDYLKGKTPDQCCLSDVVHLGAFGVHCVEAGGPEPGVGCAGRGILTTFELLERLGIKDNNYDGILYDVLGDVVCGGFAVPIRRDYAEKVYIVTSGEFMSIYAANNILRGLNNYDLKKGRAGGIIFNSRGLAEEEDRVKRFCDAVGLPLIAQFPRSDLFSDSEKAGMCLVEAFPDSELGEQFSFLADQVYSQSELYSAKPLSDENLEERILGKKAPAAGVRKELPQDIDRAAKKPAFFSKSLVSHEPLHGCAFSGAMSITTQVDDSVSIAHGPRSCSHITYQSITSVPRRFILERGIILPYGSSPPVVSSEMNEGVMIFGGIEELREKVIEAKTRYLQRSSPRKPGVIFVLTSCPSGIIGDDIRFVRDLEDDAIKIIPLLTDGNLQGDYLQGILMAYMETARRLIDREFEAEDDTVNIVAEKSETNARDASFRYVKDILDRFGIRVNCHFICETTVEEISRFKRGRLNILAYGDYMGRTIRTFLETEFGAEFLDKPFPIGFRESCDWVRSVGEYFHKSRDLIESITLDYQKQYQDELEQIRPQLEGRRLMVVTYNQDIDWILQTAVDLGMNVVFVGILNFSQDNHFTTNFKDHILELHISYENTRRKADVARIMPDLLITNYSSNDQDQSILTDTIPLSPTAGFLSGILLARRWAEIFRMNLKEGWRQDELLFRKYCS
- a CDS encoding ABC transporter ATP-binding protein — encoded protein: MLEIKNLSSGYDGLDVIHNINLKAEKGEFLCILGPNGCGKSTLLKSVARILPYRGKVVIDGRDLSSFSRKELAKKIALMGQMSEIYFPYSVYDTVSLGRYAHTEGFLKSLSSEDRDIIADILNRLGLYSEKDRMINELSGGQLQRVFLARTLAQNPEIILLDEPTNHLDLKHQIELLQYIITWAKDNNKTVVGVLHDLNMVHYYGDNAAIIHKGTLVSYGKPNQVLDGETLNSIYDMDIRSFMLESLENWRSTGEHKECDMDQQEVKHA